A portion of the Pseudarthrobacter defluvii genome contains these proteins:
- a CDS encoding MFS transporter has product MAARSNPQQPDGTRSGWNPRLALLVAATFFMEFLDGTVLTTAIPSIAADFAIPAADVNITMTAYLLTVAVGIPISGWLAERFGARRIFCAAIAVFTVASLACALSQDLATLTLSRIAQGAGGAMMVPVGTLVVLRGTPKSELLRATAFLVWPGLLAPVLAPLVGGALTTYLSWHWIFLVNLPLGAAAFAAALRLVPVTPGDPGRRLDWTGMALTTVGVGALVAGLELASSHPELPWAGISALAGAAALTAAVLWMRRAPHPLFNLQVFHARTFRAMATGGFMYRVTISSVPFLLPLMFQTGFGWSPLQAGAMVAAVFVGNIGIKPATTPLIRKFGFKAMLVFASVASAITFALCAFLTAETPEALMFVLLVCSGAFRSIGFSAYASVQYADIPPAQLTSANTVSATIVQLGTGSGIALAALLIRTFNGPALVPQDPAGPFRGAFLAMAVLMLASTADSLLLPRHAGAAVSQRDQSPKPGTGADGAAQPTASGTDAVSKPAQAGSTQPAVSLPAPEPGEAPHPPRPAGGRAPRR; this is encoded by the coding sequence ATGGCGGCACGCAGCAACCCACAGCAGCCGGACGGCACCCGTTCAGGATGGAACCCTCGCCTGGCGCTCCTGGTGGCGGCGACCTTCTTCATGGAATTCCTGGACGGCACGGTCCTCACTACTGCCATTCCCAGCATCGCGGCGGACTTCGCCATCCCCGCTGCCGACGTCAACATCACCATGACGGCCTACCTCCTGACAGTGGCTGTTGGAATTCCGATCAGCGGCTGGCTGGCTGAACGGTTCGGTGCCAGGCGGATCTTCTGTGCCGCCATCGCCGTGTTCACCGTCGCTTCGCTGGCCTGCGCCCTGAGCCAGGACCTGGCCACGCTGACCCTGAGCCGCATCGCCCAAGGAGCCGGCGGGGCCATGATGGTCCCGGTGGGAACCCTGGTGGTCCTGCGCGGTACCCCGAAGTCCGAGCTGCTTCGGGCCACCGCATTCCTGGTGTGGCCGGGGCTCCTCGCACCGGTCCTTGCGCCGCTGGTGGGCGGCGCGCTCACCACCTACCTGTCATGGCACTGGATCTTCCTGGTGAACCTCCCCCTCGGCGCAGCAGCGTTTGCCGCTGCCCTGCGCCTGGTTCCGGTAACGCCGGGAGATCCCGGCCGACGGCTGGACTGGACCGGCATGGCGCTGACCACCGTCGGGGTGGGTGCCTTGGTGGCCGGCCTGGAGCTGGCCAGCAGCCATCCGGAGCTGCCCTGGGCCGGAATCAGCGCGCTGGCCGGAGCCGCAGCACTAACCGCCGCCGTGCTCTGGATGCGCCGGGCCCCCCACCCCCTGTTCAATCTCCAGGTTTTCCACGCCCGGACGTTCCGGGCCATGGCCACCGGCGGGTTCATGTACCGGGTGACCATCAGCTCGGTCCCGTTCCTGCTGCCGCTGATGTTCCAGACGGGGTTCGGCTGGTCACCGCTGCAGGCTGGTGCCATGGTGGCAGCGGTATTCGTCGGAAACATCGGGATCAAGCCCGCCACCACCCCGCTGATCCGGAAGTTCGGGTTCAAGGCAATGCTGGTGTTCGCTTCCGTGGCATCAGCCATCACCTTCGCCCTCTGCGCCTTCCTGACGGCGGAGACTCCGGAAGCACTGATGTTCGTACTGCTGGTATGCAGCGGCGCCTTCCGCTCCATCGGCTTTTCGGCGTACGCGTCGGTCCAGTACGCGGACATCCCGCCGGCACAACTCACGTCCGCCAATACGGTTTCAGCCACGATCGTGCAATTGGGCACCGGTTCGGGCATCGCCCTCGCAGCCCTGCTCATCCGAACCTTCAACGGCCCGGCGCTGGTCCCACAGGATCCGGCCGGGCCCTTCCGTGGCGCGTTCCTGGCAATGGCCGTCCTGATGCTCGCCAGCACGGCGGACAGCCTGCTGCTCCCCCGGCACGCCGGGGCGGCAGTGAGCCAGCGGGACCAGTCCCCCAAACCCGGTACCGGCGCAGACGGGGCCGCGCAGCCAACCGCCTCCGGCACCGACGCCGTGTCCAAGCCTGCCCAAGCCGGCAGCACCCAGCCCGCGGTCAGCCTGCCTGCGCCAGAACCAGGGGAAGCACCGCACCCGCCCCGGCCTGCCGGAGGGCGCGCCCCGCGACGGTAA
- a CDS encoding GNAT family N-acetyltransferase, whose amino-acid sequence MHSALTVRRAGAGDIERLSQVHVLCWQETYRGMLSDAFLAAVDPAGRLRLWRHLLDRPEPAEAWVACDGGTVVGFAGARRLPAPGSPEGHPPPSSGDLELWGLYLLASHQGLGLGGRLLEAAIGTSAASLWVAAGNSRAIGFYRRFGFEPDGAEDVLADWENLPEIRMVRPAQHFL is encoded by the coding sequence TTGCATTCTGCCCTGACGGTCCGGCGGGCAGGCGCCGGCGACATTGAGCGGCTTTCCCAGGTGCATGTCCTCTGCTGGCAGGAAACGTACCGGGGGATGCTGTCCGACGCCTTCCTGGCTGCAGTGGATCCGGCGGGCCGGCTGCGGCTGTGGCGCCACCTGCTGGACCGCCCGGAGCCTGCCGAGGCCTGGGTGGCGTGCGACGGCGGGACAGTCGTTGGGTTCGCCGGCGCCCGCCGGTTGCCTGCCCCCGGTTCCCCGGAAGGCCACCCGCCGCCGTCGTCCGGAGACCTGGAACTCTGGGGCCTCTATCTACTGGCCTCACACCAGGGCCTTGGGCTGGGCGGCCGTTTGCTGGAGGCGGCCATCGGCACCAGCGCGGCGAGCCTGTGGGTGGCGGCCGGCAACAGCAGGGCCATCGGCTTCTACCGGCGTTTCGGCTTTGAACCCGACGGGGCCGAGGACGTCCTGGCTGACTGGGAGAACCTGCCCGAGATCCGCATGGTTCGCCCGGCCCAACATTTCCTGTAA
- a CDS encoding prolyl oligopeptidase family serine peptidase: MTTTAADQAPFPGPGGDTSGTAPRETAPEPVDENVWLEDIYGEEQLAWVKEQNSRTEDLLEDGGYAELEAGILEVLDSTDRIAMVGKRGDWYYNFWKDGRNPKGLWRRTTWDSYCTDTPEWDVLLDVDELSRAEGVEWVFHGATFLRPAAGEPYRLALLALSPDGGDANRYREFDVEARGFVDPDEGGFDLPTAKGNVSWLDEDTLLVASTADGLPKTASSYARTAVTLKRGESLATAPRLFEVPEDHMMAVAAHDSTPGFERTFAVDYIDFFNRTNFVLRDGSWMAIDVPTDVNVSAHREWLLFRPQQDWVLDGNTYPSGSLLAASFEDYLGGTRRLTVLFTPDAHTSLQSWSWTRNFLLLNLLKDVSSEIRVLDPSRASGTDGGWAATPLDACPPLHDVNAYAVDDEDEAPADGGAGDDFWLIATGFTTPTTLMRGTLERDGADQSGVGTRGVVSRHATVKSSPSFFADGDYEVEQHFAVSDDGTRVPYFQVAPRGLALDGQNPTQLSGYGGFEVSRTPAYSGTVGRAWLERRTTLSDGSDGKAPHSRGGVYVVANIRGGGEYGPAWHRAALKENRHRAYEDFAAVARDLISRGVTSPRRLGCVGGSNGGLLVGNMLTRYPELFRAVSCGVPLLDMRRYTKLSAGHSWIAEYGDPDVPEQWEYIRTFSPYHLLKDAVEYPETFIWTATSDDRVGPVQARKMAARMLAMGIPNVWFHEALEGGHAGASDNRQAAALQARSQHFLWKALAG; this comes from the coding sequence ATGACCACCACAGCAGCTGATCAAGCGCCCTTTCCCGGTCCCGGCGGGGATACTTCCGGCACCGCACCCCGGGAGACCGCACCGGAACCCGTCGACGAAAACGTGTGGCTGGAGGACATCTACGGCGAAGAGCAGCTGGCCTGGGTCAAGGAGCAAAACTCCCGCACCGAGGACCTGCTGGAGGACGGCGGCTACGCCGAACTGGAAGCCGGCATCCTTGAAGTCCTGGATTCCACCGACCGGATCGCCATGGTGGGCAAGCGAGGCGACTGGTACTACAACTTCTGGAAGGATGGCCGGAACCCCAAAGGCCTCTGGCGGCGCACCACCTGGGACAGCTACTGCACCGACACCCCGGAATGGGATGTCCTGCTTGATGTGGATGAGCTGTCCCGCGCCGAAGGCGTGGAGTGGGTGTTCCACGGCGCAACCTTCCTGCGCCCAGCGGCCGGCGAGCCCTACCGGCTGGCGCTGCTGGCCCTCTCCCCCGATGGCGGCGACGCCAACCGCTACCGCGAGTTCGACGTCGAGGCACGCGGCTTCGTTGATCCGGACGAGGGCGGGTTTGACCTCCCCACTGCCAAGGGCAACGTGTCCTGGCTGGACGAGGACACGCTGCTGGTGGCCTCCACCGCGGACGGGCTGCCCAAGACCGCGTCCTCCTACGCCCGTACGGCAGTGACGCTCAAGCGCGGCGAATCCCTTGCCACAGCGCCGCGCCTTTTTGAGGTACCCGAAGACCACATGATGGCCGTAGCCGCGCACGACTCCACGCCCGGCTTTGAGCGGACCTTCGCCGTGGACTACATCGACTTCTTCAACCGCACCAACTTTGTGCTGCGGGACGGATCCTGGATGGCCATTGACGTCCCCACCGACGTCAACGTCAGCGCGCACCGGGAATGGCTGCTTTTCCGCCCGCAGCAGGACTGGGTGCTGGACGGCAACACCTACCCGTCCGGGTCCCTGCTGGCCGCCAGCTTCGAGGACTACCTCGGCGGCACCCGCCGGCTGACCGTCCTGTTCACCCCGGACGCCCACACCTCGCTGCAGTCCTGGAGCTGGACCCGGAACTTCCTGCTGCTCAACCTGCTCAAGGACGTTTCCTCAGAAATCCGGGTACTCGATCCGTCCCGGGCCAGCGGCACCGACGGTGGCTGGGCCGCCACTCCCCTGGACGCCTGCCCGCCGTTGCACGATGTCAACGCCTACGCCGTGGACGACGAGGATGAGGCACCGGCCGACGGCGGGGCCGGCGACGATTTTTGGCTCATCGCCACCGGCTTCACCACCCCCACCACGCTGATGCGCGGCACGCTGGAGCGGGACGGCGCTGATCAATCCGGCGTGGGGACGCGTGGCGTGGTGAGCCGGCACGCAACGGTCAAGAGTTCGCCGTCATTCTTTGCCGACGGTGACTATGAGGTGGAGCAGCACTTCGCCGTGTCCGACGACGGCACCCGGGTCCCGTACTTCCAGGTGGCGCCGCGGGGGCTGGCTTTGGACGGGCAGAACCCCACGCAGCTGTCCGGCTACGGCGGGTTTGAGGTTTCACGGACACCCGCTTACAGCGGCACCGTGGGCAGGGCGTGGCTGGAGCGGCGGACCACGCTGTCGGACGGAAGCGACGGGAAGGCCCCGCACTCGCGCGGCGGGGTCTACGTGGTGGCAAACATCCGCGGCGGCGGCGAGTACGGGCCGGCATGGCACCGCGCCGCGCTGAAGGAAAACCGGCACCGGGCCTATGAGGACTTCGCAGCCGTGGCCCGCGACCTCATTTCGCGCGGCGTCACCTCGCCCCGGCGGCTGGGCTGCGTGGGCGGCTCCAACGGCGGCCTGCTGGTGGGGAACATGCTCACCCGCTACCCGGAACTGTTCAGGGCCGTCTCCTGCGGGGTGCCCCTGCTTGACATGCGGCGCTACACCAAGCTTTCCGCCGGGCATTCATGGATTGCCGAGTACGGAGATCCTGATGTTCCCGAACAGTGGGAGTACATCAGGACGTTCTCGCCCTACCACCTGCTCAAGGACGCCGTGGAGTACCCGGAAACCTTCATCTGGACAGCCACCTCGGACGACCGCGTGGGTCCTGTCCAAGCGCGCAAAATGGCCGCCCGGATGCTGGCCATGGGGATCCCGAACGTGTGGTTCCACGAGGCCCTGGAAGGCGGCCATGCGGGCGCATCGGACAACCGGCAGGCCGCCGCGCTGCAGGCCCGCAGCCAGCATTTCCTGTGGAAGGCGCTGGCAGGCTGA
- a CDS encoding FAD/NAD(P)-binding protein, which yields MELSQSNRAVIIGGGPRGTSVLERLLAHAAAAGSSLRLHVDVVDPYPAGPGHVWQPGQSRLFLMNTQSFYPTLIPQDPALPAPVAGTTFDQWRAKQQRDPLPDLTADELAELAVLESTDFPSRALYGRYLSSTLAELLDKAPDGVTVEFHQTSAQSVRPVGDGTYDVGLATGATLRADSVVLALGHIPSRLNPEQRELQASAAQLGLQYFPPAVPADVDWARIPAGEPVLVRGMGLNFFDTMGQLTEGRGGKFVPSGSGLEYEPSGQEPLIIAASRRGTPYRAKAALPGYYAPSITLRYLTEAAIGRLARTGIRPSFDHDLWPLLHRDALWAYYSTLVRSQPGAVPDAPAFLAALEEALQPHAHSAANWEDSVESVLAIHVGPRHRLDLPGLTAPLAGRSFASRGEHDAAVVEFLLDDARRSALGEDDPVKMAIGALHHGRAVLKTAVADGGITDESWVAGLRGWFESFVEGLASGPPALRAEQLAALARAGVVSFVGPDPKFGVDRKAAVFTAASPWVAGPPATARTMVEALAPGNRVSANDSPVLEQLLSDGLVRPKLMMTPEGAPIQSTGLDVEPHPYRPVAANGSVTQNLYVLGLQLSSAQWGTAIAAESVQAASPTYRSGQRTLRDADEIAAAILNRA from the coding sequence GTGGAATTATCGCAGAGCAACCGGGCCGTCATCATCGGTGGCGGCCCCCGTGGCACCAGCGTGCTGGAGCGGCTGCTCGCCCACGCTGCCGCCGCGGGAAGCTCCCTGCGGCTGCACGTCGACGTCGTGGACCCCTACCCGGCCGGTCCCGGGCATGTCTGGCAGCCGGGGCAGTCCCGGTTGTTCCTCATGAACACCCAGTCCTTCTATCCCACCCTGATTCCCCAGGATCCGGCCCTGCCCGCGCCGGTTGCCGGCACTACGTTCGATCAGTGGCGGGCCAAGCAGCAGCGGGACCCGCTGCCTGACCTCACGGCCGATGAACTGGCGGAACTGGCGGTGCTGGAATCCACTGACTTCCCCAGCCGCGCCCTCTACGGACGCTACCTGTCCAGCACCCTCGCGGAACTGCTGGACAAGGCGCCCGACGGCGTCACGGTCGAATTCCACCAAACGTCCGCACAGTCGGTGCGCCCCGTGGGGGACGGAACGTACGACGTCGGCCTGGCCACCGGAGCGACCCTCCGCGCCGACTCGGTGGTGCTGGCGCTGGGGCACATTCCGTCCCGCCTTAACCCGGAACAGCGCGAACTGCAGGCATCAGCCGCGCAGCTGGGGTTGCAGTATTTTCCTCCAGCCGTGCCCGCGGACGTCGACTGGGCCCGGATCCCCGCCGGCGAACCCGTCCTGGTCCGTGGCATGGGCCTGAACTTCTTTGACACCATGGGCCAGCTCACCGAGGGCCGCGGCGGGAAGTTCGTTCCCAGCGGCAGCGGCCTGGAGTACGAACCGTCCGGCCAGGAACCGCTAATCATCGCCGCCTCCCGGCGGGGGACCCCGTACCGGGCCAAGGCGGCCCTACCTGGCTATTACGCCCCGTCCATCACGCTGCGCTACCTCACGGAGGCAGCGATCGGGCGGCTGGCCAGGACCGGCATCCGTCCGTCCTTTGACCACGACCTCTGGCCGTTGCTGCACCGGGACGCCCTGTGGGCCTACTACTCAACGCTGGTGCGCTCGCAGCCCGGGGCGGTGCCCGACGCGCCGGCGTTCCTGGCCGCGCTGGAGGAGGCGCTGCAGCCGCACGCGCACAGCGCTGCCAACTGGGAGGACAGCGTGGAGAGCGTCCTCGCCATCCACGTTGGGCCCCGGCACCGCCTGGACCTGCCTGGACTTACGGCTCCGCTGGCAGGCCGTTCGTTCGCGTCCCGCGGTGAGCATGACGCGGCAGTGGTGGAGTTCCTGCTCGACGATGCGCGCCGCTCGGCCCTGGGGGAGGACGACCCCGTCAAGATGGCCATTGGGGCGCTGCACCACGGACGGGCGGTCCTGAAGACAGCAGTGGCCGACGGCGGCATCACCGATGAGTCGTGGGTCGCCGGGCTGCGTGGCTGGTTCGAGTCCTTCGTTGAGGGCCTGGCCAGCGGGCCGCCGGCGCTGCGGGCCGAACAGCTCGCCGCCCTGGCACGTGCCGGCGTCGTGAGCTTTGTTGGCCCCGACCCAAAGTTCGGCGTGGACCGGAAAGCGGCGGTATTCACCGCGGCCTCGCCCTGGGTTGCAGGCCCGCCCGCCACCGCCCGGACCATGGTGGAAGCCCTGGCCCCCGGCAACCGGGTCTCAGCCAACGACTCCCCGGTGCTGGAACAGTTGCTGTCTGATGGGCTGGTCCGCCCCAAGCTCATGATGACACCGGAAGGCGCCCCCATCCAGTCCACCGGCCTGGACGTGGAGCCCCACCCCTACCGACCGGTGGCCGCCAACGGATCCGTAACGCAGAACCTGTACGTACTGGGACTGCAGTTGTCCTCCGCCCAGTGGGGCACGGCAATCGCCGCCGAGTCGGTCCAGGCGGCCAGCCCGACATACCGCAGTGGCCAGCGCACCCTCCGCGACGCCGACGAGATCGCGGCCGCCATTCTCAACCGGGCTTAA